Proteins encoded within one genomic window of Rossellomorea vietnamensis:
- the gcvT gene encoding glycine cleavage system aminomethyltransferase GcvT has product MSELKQTPLYEVYKEYGGKTIDFGGWALPVQFSSIKEEHEAVRSRAGLFDVSHMGEIEVKGEGALDYLQKMMTNDVSKVKDGGAQYTAMCYENGGTVDDLLVYKIKDNDYLLVVNAANIDKDFKWLKEHQTKEVEINNISEHMAQLALQGPIAEEVLQTITNEHALSDIGFFKFQTEVSIDGKHALISRTGYTGEDGFEIYCDAGDAAAIWKAILDAGKERGVLPCGLGARDTLRFEANLALYGQELSQSITPIEAGIGFAVKVNKEIPFIGQEVLKRQKEEGAPRKIVGIEMIDRGIPRHGYKVFSGEEEIGEVTTGTQSPTLKKNIGLALLNKEFTSLDTEVLVEIRGKKLKAKVASTPFYKRPKK; this is encoded by the coding sequence ATGTCAGAGTTAAAACAAACACCTTTATACGAAGTGTACAAAGAGTATGGAGGAAAGACCATCGACTTCGGTGGCTGGGCTTTACCAGTGCAATTCTCAAGTATTAAGGAAGAACATGAAGCGGTACGATCCCGGGCAGGACTATTCGACGTTTCTCATATGGGAGAAATTGAAGTGAAGGGTGAAGGGGCTCTTGACTACTTACAAAAAATGATGACAAATGATGTTTCCAAAGTGAAAGACGGAGGAGCTCAGTATACGGCTATGTGCTACGAAAACGGTGGGACGGTCGATGATTTACTTGTTTATAAAATTAAAGACAATGATTATTTGCTTGTTGTCAATGCAGCAAATATAGATAAAGATTTCAAATGGCTGAAAGAACATCAGACAAAAGAAGTTGAAATTAATAATATTTCTGAACATATGGCGCAATTGGCACTACAAGGTCCGATTGCCGAAGAGGTTTTACAAACAATCACAAATGAACATGCATTGAGTGACATCGGGTTTTTTAAATTTCAGACCGAAGTGAGTATAGATGGAAAGCACGCACTCATTTCCCGTACAGGTTACACAGGGGAAGACGGATTCGAGATTTACTGTGATGCAGGTGATGCGGCTGCGATCTGGAAGGCGATCCTGGATGCCGGCAAGGAGAGAGGCGTCCTTCCATGCGGACTGGGTGCACGTGACACATTGCGTTTTGAAGCGAATCTTGCCCTTTACGGACAGGAATTATCCCAATCGATCACACCAATCGAGGCGGGAATCGGATTCGCTGTCAAAGTGAATAAAGAGATTCCATTCATCGGGCAGGAAGTACTGAAACGACAAAAAGAAGAAGGTGCCCCTCGAAAGATCGTGGGTATCGAAATGATCGACCGCGGCATTCCCCGTCATGGTTACAAAGTATTTTCAGGTGAAGAAGAAATAGGGGAAGTCACAACAGGGACACAATCTCCTACCTTAAAGAAAAATATAGGATTGGCATTGCTTAATAAGGAATTCACTTCACTGGATACAGAAGTATTGGTTGAAATCCGGGGGAAAAAGCTTAAAGCGAAAGTGGCATCAACACCTTTTTATAAAAGACCAAAGAAATAG